In Numidum massiliense, a single genomic region encodes these proteins:
- the gatB gene encoding Asp-tRNA(Asn)/Glu-tRNA(Gln) amidotransferase subunit GatB, giving the protein MKQFETVVGLEVHVELATQSKIFCGCSTEFGAPPNTHTCPICLAHPGTLPVLNRQAVELAIKAAMALNCDIATESTFDRKNYFYPDNPKAYQISQFAQPIGQNGWIEIEVNGERKKIRINRVHMEEDAGKLIHADGEAASLVDIDRAGMPLIEIVSEPDMRSPEEARAYLEKLKAIMQYTGVSDVKMEEGSLRCDANISLRERGTEAFGTKAEIKNMNSFRAVQRGLEYEEKRQAHVLNEGGTVVQETRRYDEASNKTISMRSKEEAHDYRYFPEPDLVTLYVDDEWKERVRESIPELPDARQKRYTEQYGLSSYDAGVITASKSLADFFDECLTETDDAKAVANWIMGELSAHLNANDLEVEDVPLTAAGLGKMIALIDKGTISSKIAKKVFKEMVAHGGDPEQIVKEKGLVQISDEGKLKEIVSDVVAANPQSVEDYKNGKGRALGFLVGQVMKATKGQANPQMVNKLLREALDR; this is encoded by the coding sequence ATGAAACAGTTTGAAACAGTCGTAGGACTTGAAGTACACGTTGAACTGGCAACTCAATCGAAAATTTTTTGTGGTTGTTCCACCGAGTTCGGCGCCCCCCCAAACACGCACACGTGCCCGATCTGTCTGGCACACCCGGGGACGCTGCCAGTGCTGAACCGGCAGGCGGTGGAGCTCGCGATAAAGGCGGCGATGGCGCTCAACTGCGACATTGCGACAGAAAGTACGTTTGACCGCAAAAACTACTTTTACCCGGATAATCCGAAAGCTTACCAAATCTCGCAGTTTGCACAGCCGATTGGCCAAAACGGTTGGATCGAAATTGAGGTAAACGGCGAGCGAAAAAAAATTCGCATTAATCGCGTGCACATGGAAGAAGATGCGGGAAAGCTCATTCACGCCGACGGCGAGGCGGCGTCGCTCGTCGACATCGACCGCGCGGGGATGCCGCTGATCGAAATTGTGTCGGAACCGGACATGCGCTCGCCGGAAGAAGCGCGTGCCTACTTGGAAAAACTGAAGGCGATTATGCAGTACACCGGTGTTTCTGACGTGAAGATGGAAGAAGGCTCCTTACGCTGTGACGCCAACATTAGTTTGCGCGAGCGGGGGACGGAAGCGTTCGGTACGAAGGCAGAAATTAAAAACATGAACTCGTTCCGCGCGGTGCAACGGGGGCTAGAGTACGAAGAAAAACGGCAAGCCCACGTGCTTAACGAAGGGGGCACAGTCGTTCAAGAGACGCGCCGCTACGATGAAGCGAGCAACAAAACGATTTCGATGCGCTCGAAAGAGGAAGCACACGACTACCGTTACTTTCCTGAACCGGATCTCGTCACGCTGTACGTGGACGATGAGTGGAAAGAACGCGTACGCGAGTCGATTCCCGAGCTACCCGACGCGCGGCAAAAGCGGTACACGGAGCAGTACGGGTTGTCGTCTTACGACGCGGGTGTCATCACTGCCTCCAAATCACTCGCCGACTTTTTTGACGAGTGCTTGACGGAGACAGACGATGCGAAAGCGGTCGCTAACTGGATTATGGGTGAACTGTCCGCCCACTTGAACGCCAACGACTTAGAAGTGGAAGACGTGCCGCTCACGGCCGCCGGTTTGGGTAAAATGATTGCTCTTATCGACAAAGGGACGATTAGTTCGAAGATCGCTAAAAAAGTGTTCAAAGAAATGGTTGCCCACGGCGGCGATCCGGAGCAAATCGTCAAGGAAAAAGGGCTCGTCCAAATTAGTGACGAAGGAAAGTTGAAAGAAATTGTTTCCGATGTGGTCGCAGCCAACCCGCAATCGGTGGAGGACTACAAAAACGGCAAAGGCCGCGCACTCGGTTTCCTCGTCGGCCAAGTGATGAAGGCGACGAAAGGACAAGCCAACCCGCAAATGGTGAACAAACTGTTGCGGGAAGCGCTCGATCGTTAA
- the gatA gene encoding Asp-tRNA(Asn)/Glu-tRNA(Gln) amidotransferase subunit GatA, with translation MSLLNLPLRELHKRMDGGELTATDLVDASLARIKEVEPDVQAFLLVDEEGARVRAKEVDAQLDAQRKSGDERAPLAGLPVGLKDNLSTAGMKMTCASKMLENFTPVYDATVVEKLNAAGTVTIGKLNMDEFAMGTGTETSAFHKTRNPWNVERVPGGSSGGSAAAVAAGEVTFSLGSDTGGSIRQPAAFCGVVGLKPTYGLVSRFGLVAFASSLDQIGPITKNVEDAAYVLQAIAGHDERDSTSAKVDIPNYARQLTGDIKGLKIAVPKELLGDGIDPQVKARVQEALSALEGLGAQWEEVSLPHSEHAVAVYMLLGSAEASSNLARFDGVRYGMRATEANDLLDMYKQTRSEGFGSEVKQRIILGTYALSSDYYDAYYLKAQKVRTLIRREFEELFATYDCIVGPTAPTPAYGIGEKMDPVNAYLADYCTIPANLAGLPAISVPCGLADGLPVGLQIIGKAFDDATVLRVAHAYEQHTDYHRQRPAL, from the coding sequence ATGTCACTTTTAAACTTACCTTTGCGGGAGTTACATAAACGGATGGACGGCGGGGAACTTACGGCGACGGACTTAGTCGACGCTTCTCTCGCTCGCATTAAAGAAGTTGAGCCAGACGTCCAAGCGTTTTTGCTTGTCGACGAAGAAGGGGCGCGTGTGCGGGCAAAAGAGGTCGACGCACAGCTCGACGCACAGCGCAAAAGCGGGGACGAACGCGCACCGCTCGCCGGTCTTCCTGTCGGGTTGAAAGACAACTTAAGTACGGCAGGCATGAAGATGACGTGTGCAAGTAAAATGCTCGAGAATTTTACGCCCGTTTACGACGCGACGGTCGTGGAAAAGCTGAACGCCGCTGGAACGGTAACGATCGGTAAATTGAACATGGACGAATTTGCGATGGGGACGGGTACGGAAACGTCGGCATTCCATAAGACGCGCAACCCGTGGAACGTCGAGCGGGTGCCAGGTGGCTCGAGTGGTGGGTCTGCGGCGGCCGTTGCAGCGGGCGAAGTGACCTTTAGCCTAGGCTCCGATACGGGCGGGTCGATTCGCCAACCGGCCGCTTTTTGCGGCGTCGTCGGTTTAAAGCCGACGTATGGGCTCGTTTCTCGCTTCGGGTTGGTTGCCTTCGCTTCCTCGTTAGACCAAATTGGGCCGATTACGAAAAACGTGGAAGACGCAGCCTACGTACTACAAGCGATTGCTGGACACGATGAGCGCGACTCGACGTCGGCGAAGGTAGACATTCCGAACTACGCCCGGCAGTTGACGGGCGACATTAAAGGGCTAAAAATTGCCGTTCCGAAAGAATTGCTCGGCGACGGGATCGACCCGCAAGTGAAAGCGCGCGTGCAAGAGGCGCTCAGCGCGCTTGAGGGGCTCGGTGCACAGTGGGAAGAAGTATCTTTACCACATTCCGAGCACGCTGTTGCTGTGTACATGTTGCTCGGCTCGGCGGAAGCATCGTCGAACTTGGCGCGCTTTGACGGCGTGCGCTACGGGATGCGGGCGACCGAGGCAAATGACTTGCTAGACATGTACAAGCAGACGCGTAGCGAAGGTTTCGGCAGCGAAGTAAAGCAGCGCATTATCCTCGGGACATACGCACTCAGCTCTGACTATTACGATGCCTACTACTTAAAAGCGCAAAAAGTGCGCACGCTCATCCGGCGCGAGTTCGAGGAACTGTTCGCAACATACGATTGCATCGTCGGGCCGACAGCACCGACCCCGGCTTACGGTATTGGCGAAAAAATGGATCCGGTAAATGCCTATTTAGCCGATTACTGTACAATTCCTGCCAACTTAGCAGGTCTGCCCGCGATTAGCGTGCCGTGTGGTTTGGCAGACGGTTTGCCTGTCGGGTTGCAAATTATCGGGAAGGCGTTTGACGACGCAACGGTCTTGCGTGTCGCGCATGCATATGAACAACATACTGATTACCACCGGCAACGGCCGGCGTTGTAG
- the gatC gene encoding Asp-tRNA(Asn)/Glu-tRNA(Gln) amidotransferase subunit GatC, translating to MSISKEEVRRVAELARLTLSDAECAQFQEQLNEILHFAEKLNEVDTEGVPPTTHVLALKNALREDEVKPSLPRETALANAPDAQDGQFKVPSVFEE from the coding sequence GTGAGCATTTCCAAAGAAGAAGTTAGGCGCGTGGCCGAGTTGGCCCGTTTGACATTGAGCGACGCGGAATGCGCGCAGTTTCAAGAACAGCTAAACGAGATTTTACATTTTGCGGAAAAACTAAATGAAGTGGATACGGAAGGCGTACCGCCGACGACACACGTACTGGCGTTAAAAAATGCGTTGCGCGAAGATGAGGTTAAGCCGTCGTTGCCTCGGGAAACGGCGTTAGCGAACGCGCCCGACGCACAGGACGGACAGTTCAAAGTGCCGTCTGTATTCGAGGAGTAG
- a CDS encoding YjdF family protein gives MKLSVFFDGHFWVGVIEDAQTATTTSKHCASLRAWKHIFGSEPRNTEVLQFVQQELAALISQPSVAVSIEVHERQRINPKRLARQVAKEMTREPVSTYAQTAMQLEMEKRARKRKKDHREHKEAKAARTRDIRRQKAKAKHRGR, from the coding sequence GTGAAACTGTCTGTATTTTTCGATGGTCATTTTTGGGTTGGCGTCATTGAAGACGCGCAAACCGCGACAACGACATCTAAACATTGCGCGTCACTGCGCGCTTGGAAACACATTTTCGGCTCCGAGCCGCGCAACACGGAAGTTTTACAGTTCGTACAGCAGGAACTTGCGGCGTTGATCAGCCAACCGTCTGTAGCAGTTAGCATCGAGGTGCACGAGAGACAGCGGATCAACCCGAAACGCTTGGCACGTCAAGTCGCGAAAGAAATGACACGCGAGCCCGTCTCCACGTATGCGCAAACGGCGATGCAATTAGAAATGGAAAAACGCGCGCGAAAGCGAAAAAAAGACCACCGCGAGCATAAGGAGGCGAAAGCTGCCCGCACGCGAGACATTCGCCGCCAAAAAGCAAAGGCGAAACATCGCGGGAGGTAA
- a CDS encoding ferritin-like domain-containing protein has protein sequence MDANVKALIDGLNEDLANEFAATIMYTYNAATVTGLDRLTLKPFFEGEITDEAGHALYLADKIRILGGTPTTEAVRVEPLTDTKAMLEAALKAEEETIKRYTERREQAEKIGDIALVMKLEDMIADETGHKEELQRLLQDPRFK, from the coding sequence ATGGATGCTAACGTCAAAGCGTTAATCGATGGACTAAACGAAGATTTAGCGAATGAATTTGCCGCCACGATCATGTATACGTACAACGCCGCTACCGTCACTGGACTCGACCGCCTCACCCTTAAACCGTTTTTTGAAGGCGAAATCACAGACGAAGCGGGACACGCCCTCTACCTCGCCGATAAAATTCGCATCCTCGGCGGTACACCGACGACAGAAGCTGTTCGCGTCGAGCCGCTCACAGACACGAAAGCGATGCTCGAAGCGGCGTTAAAAGCGGAAGAAGAGACGATCAAGCGCTACACAGAGCGACGGGAACAAGCGGAAAAAATCGGCGACATCGCACTCGTTATGAAGCTGGAAGACATGATCGCCGACGAGACCGGCCACAAGGAAGAATTACAACGGCTGCTGCAAGACCCGCGCTTTAAGTAG